From a single Sinorhizobium sp. RAC02 genomic region:
- a CDS encoding SURF1 family protein — protein sequence MLPSRGARRVLTGALLLLAVVFAALGTWQMQRLLWKLDLIERVEARVHAEPVPAPARGTWDAVNQEKDEYRRVTATGLFQHDKTVLVQAVTERGAGFWVLTPLRLAGDATVLINRGFVPADRRDPAARLASEIAAGPVTVTGLLRISEPDGAFLRSNDPANDRWFSRDVAAIAAAKDLSDAAPYFIDADATPNPGGLPIGGLTVVTFRNSHLVYALTWCALAVMSAAGAWYVYRSRPA from the coding sequence GCGCCGGGTGCTGACCGGCGCCTTGCTGCTGCTCGCCGTGGTCTTTGCAGCCCTCGGCACCTGGCAGATGCAACGGCTGCTCTGGAAGCTCGATCTTATCGAACGCGTCGAGGCCCGCGTCCATGCCGAGCCCGTGCCGGCGCCGGCCCGCGGGACGTGGGATGCCGTCAACCAGGAAAAGGACGAATACCGCCGTGTCACTGCCACCGGCCTCTTCCAGCACGACAAGACGGTGCTGGTGCAGGCCGTGACGGAACGCGGCGCCGGCTTCTGGGTGCTGACGCCGCTGCGCCTTGCCGGCGACGCGACCGTGCTGATCAACCGCGGCTTCGTGCCGGCGGACCGCCGCGATCCTGCCGCCCGCCTGGCAAGTGAGATCGCCGCCGGCCCTGTCACGGTCACCGGCCTTCTGCGCATCAGTGAGCCCGACGGCGCCTTCCTGCGCTCCAACGATCCGGCAAATGACCGCTGGTTCTCCCGCGACGTCGCCGCCATCGCCGCCGCGAAAGACCTGAGCGATGCCGCCCCCTATTTCATCGACGCGGACGCAACGCCCAATCCGGGCGGCCTGCCGATCGGCGGCCTGACGGTCGTGACATTCCGCAACAGCCACCTCGTCTACGCCCTGACATGGTGCGCCCTGGCTGTGATGAGCGCGGCTGGCGCCTGGTACGTGTATCGAAGCCGGCCCGCCTGA
- a CDS encoding SDR family oxidoreductase — MKTILITGCSSGYGLETARYFLSKQWNVIATMRTPREDILPRSENLHILPLDVTNEASIAEAINAAGPIDVLVNNAGVGVVGAFEATPLSHIRKVFDTNTFGIMAMTQAVIPQMRERRSGVIVNVTSSVTLAPMPLAAAYTASKQAIEGFTGSLAHELAYFNIQAKLVEPGYAPTTSFAQNTSVRVEDLIPEAYADFAAPIFQTFAQPALTTKEIDVAEAVWRAVNDGTGTLRFPAGADAVALSHAA; from the coding sequence ATGAAAACCATACTGATAACAGGCTGCTCTTCGGGCTATGGACTTGAGACGGCTCGCTATTTCCTTTCGAAGCAGTGGAACGTCATTGCGACCATGCGCACCCCGCGGGAAGACATCCTGCCGCGCTCGGAAAACCTGCATATTCTGCCCCTGGACGTAACGAACGAAGCCAGCATCGCCGAGGCCATCAACGCCGCCGGACCCATCGATGTGCTGGTCAACAACGCCGGCGTCGGCGTCGTCGGCGCATTTGAAGCAACACCGCTGTCTCATATCCGCAAGGTCTTTGATACCAACACCTTCGGCATCATGGCCATGACACAGGCCGTCATCCCGCAGATGCGCGAGCGCCGATCCGGCGTGATCGTCAATGTGACATCGAGCGTGACCCTGGCTCCCATGCCATTGGCGGCTGCCTACACCGCCAGCAAGCAGGCCATCGAGGGCTTTACCGGCTCTCTCGCCCATGAGCTTGCGTACTTCAATATCCAGGCCAAGCTTGTGGAACCCGGTTATGCACCGACCACGAGCTTCGCCCAGAACACCTCCGTGCGGGTCGAGGATCTTATTCCGGAGGCGTACGCAGACTTCGCAGCGCCGATCTTTCAGACATTCGCGCAGCCGGCCCTGACGACCAAAGAAATTGATGTCGCCGAGGCGGTATGGCGGGCGGTCAACGATGGCACCGGCACGCTGCGTTTCCCGGCAGGTGCGGATGCAGTCGCGCTTTCCCACGCCGCCTAG